The Bacteroidia bacterium sequence GGGTGGTCAATAAACTCGAATCCAAAATCTTTAAGTTCATCTTTTATTTTGCCAATCTCTTCCTTAGAGCTATCGGTAGGCAGCTTTATTTCATGATTCCCCAGGCTTTCAAAAGGAACCTGCATTTGATTCAATTTACTTTCTAAGAAAGATTGAATTAATTTGGATTGATTGGTGTTGAAGTATAGCCTCATGGGGTTGGAGTGCTTTCATAAGCCTTATTTTATAAAGGGGCAATAGGTTTTAAATAAAAAAACAAACTATGGAAAATCTACTTGGTACAAAAATAAAAAAAATATGATATATTTTAAAAAATGATTCAATTTTCCGTGAAAGACAAGATGAATGATAGTAAAAAAGCCATGAATCAGTTATATTTAAGAACAATTGGTTCATAACATCTTATTAAATATGAATGTACTTATTCCCGACTGGTTAATTTTGCATCCAAATCATTCGCAATGAAAGATATTTTTGAAAAAATTAAGGATAATCGCGGTCCACTAGGGCAGCATGCTAAAGATGCTCATGGGTATTTTACTTTCCCGAAATTGGAAGGTGATATCAGTAATAAAATGATATTTCGTGGGAAAACCAGATTGGTATGGTCTCTCAATAATTATTTAGGTTTAGCCAATCATCCGGAAGTAAGAAAAGCCGATGCGGTTGCCAGTACCGAGTTTGGACTTGGTTTGCCAATGGGAGCCCGAATGATGAGCGGGAACAGTGATTTACATGAACAATTGGAAGCTCAATTGTCGGAATTTATGTCCAAAGAAGATACCATTTTACTTAATTATGGTTATCAAGGTATGGTTTCGGCTATTGATAGTTTGGTAGACAGACATGATGTAATTGTTTATGATAGTGAGGCTCATGCCTGCATTATTGACGGACTTCGGATGCATATTGGTAAACGCTTTGTTTATCCACACAACGACATGGCCAATTTGGAGAAACAATTGGAGCGGGCTACCAATTTAGTAAAGGATACCAATGGTGGAATTTTGGTGATTACGGAAGGTGTTTTTGGTATGAGTGGTGACCAAGGGAAACTAAAAGACATTGTTGCACTTAAGAAAAAATTCAATTTCAGACTTTTTGTTGATGATGCCCATGGTTTTGGAACGATGGGGCCAACCGGTGCAGGAACCGCTGAAGCTCAAGGCGTTCAAGATGGAGTTGATATTTACTTTGGAACCTTCGCCAAATCCATGGCATTAATTGGAGGATTTATTTCGGCCGATAAAAATGTAATCGAGTTTCTTCGTTACAATATGCGTTCTCAAATTTTCGCCAAAGCATTACCGATGCCATTGGTAGTGGGTGCTTTGAAACGTTTGGAACTGCTTCGTTCCAATCCCAAACTAAGAGAGAATTTGTGGAAAATAGTTAATGCGTTGCAAAAAGGATTGGTTGAAGCCGGTTTCAGTATCGGAAATACAGAATCGCCTGTAACTCCTGTTTACCTAAATGGAACCATTCCGGAAGCTACTCACCTAATCAAAGATTTGCGTGAGAATTATGATATTTTTTGCTCCATGGTCGTTTACCCGGTTGTTCCGAAAGGAATTATCATGTTACGTTTGATTCCAACTGCCATTCATACCTTAGCAGATGTGGATTACACCATCTCTGCATTTACCAAAATCAAGCAAAACCTGGCAGATGGAAAATATGCACAGGAGAAAATTGCCGAATTCAACGGTTAAGCTTTAGAAAACTAAAAATTTCCAAAAACTAAAAGTTTCAATAGTTATGAAATCATTAAAAACTCTTCTTTTTTCTGCAACTGCAGGTGCACTTGTAATATTCAGTTCTTGCGGACCTGATAAAAAAACACCTACACCACCAACAGCCACCAATGATTCAATTGGTATTAAGAAAAAGGAAGTAATTCACCCGGAATGGTCTAAAAATGCTACCATGTATGAAGTTAACCTTAGACAGTATTCCAAAGAGGGTTCCTTAAAGGTTTTCCAGACCCAATTGAAAAGACTGAAAGATATGGGAGTAGATATTGTTTGGTTTATGCCTATTCATCCCATTGGAAAAGAGCAACGCAAAGGCAGTTTGGGCAGTTATTACAGTGTACAAGATTACAAGGCAGTAAACCCGGAGTTTGGTACAATGGAAGATTTTAAGGCTGTTGTAAAAGAAGCTCATGCCTTGGGAATGAAGGTTATTATTGACTGGGTAGCTAACCATACGGCTCATGACAATGTTTGGAAAGGTCCGCACCCGGATTGGTTTACCAAAGACAGTACGGGTAAGTTTGTTCCTCCTGTAGCTGATTGGAGTGATGTGATTGATTTGAATTACGATAACAAGGAGATGCGCAAGGAAATGATTGAAAGTCTTAAGTTCTGGATCAAAGAAGCCGATATTGATGGTTTCCGTTGCGATGTGGCAGAAATGGTTCCTGTTGATTTTTGGAACAGTGTTCGTCCGGCTTTAGATTCTATTAAACCTGTATTTATGTTAGCCGAAGGCGAGCGTCCGGAATTTCATGACCAATGTTTTGATGCTTCCTACACCTGGAGCACCTTCCATGTGATGAATATGGTAGCCGGAGGAAAAATGAAAGTTAGTTCATTGGATTCGGTTTTACATAGAAATGATTCTTTGTACGGACCTAAAGCCTATCGTTTGTATTTCACTACCAACCACGATGAAAACACTTGGAATGGCACTGAATACGAAAGGATGGGTCCTGCCAGAGATGCATTTTCGGCCTTAAGTTTTGTTTTGCCGGGTATGCCTTTGATTTATAGCGGACAGGAATCAGGACTAAAAAAGAGATTAAAGTTTTTTGATAAAGATGTAATTGATTGGGGAAAATACCCACTGGCTGATTTTTACAGCAAATTAACTTCTTTGAAAAATAGAAACAAGGCTTTATATGCCGGTGGAGAGGCCGGATATGAGCGAATTTCTGCTAAAGGAGGTGAAGGCGTTTTTGCTTTCGTTCGCAAAAATGGAGATAGTCAGGTTTTATATGTTGCCAATTTCTCCAAAAAGCCTGTTGAAACCGACCTAGGTGTAGAATTTTCAGGGAAAGATGTGATGAAAGGTGATACCAAAACCTTAAAAGCAGGTGATAAAATCAAATTGAAACCTTGGGAGTTTTTTATTTTAGAGAAATAATTTCAGTTTGACTGCAGATCAAAAAGTACTCTTGGATCAAGGCTTGCTATTGCCTTTGATGGAGGAGTTTTATACAATTCAAGGAGAAGGATTCCACACCGGAACCGCAGCCTATTTTACCCGTATTGGCGGTTGTGATGTAGGTTGTCATTGGTGCGATGTTAAAGAAAGTTGGGATGCCAGTATTCATCCATTAACATCTATTGATGCTATCGTTGAAAATGCTTCTCAATTTCCGGCACGTACCATTGTTATTACCGGAGGAGAGCCATTGATGTATAACTTATCCGCCTTTTCGAAGCAATTAAAAGACAGGGGATTTTCAGTTCATATTGAAACTTCCGGATCGTATCCGTTAAGCGGAAATCTCGATTGGATTTGTTTAAGTCCTAAGAAAACCCTTCCTCCCTTGCCTGAAATTTTGCCCAAAGCCAATGAACTAAAATGCATTATCTATAACCAAAATGATTTCCAATGGGCCGAAGAACATGCCAAAAAAGTACATGAAAAATGTCGTTTGTTTTTACAGCCCGAATGGAGTAGGAGGGAGAAGATGATGCCGGCTATTATTGATTATGTAATGGCTAATCCCCAATGGAGGGTTTCACTCCAAACTCATAAATACATGAACATACCTTAAATTGAAAAGGCTAAAACTTTATCAATCTTCGCATGTCAAATTCTTTACTTTTGCAATCCTTAAAACTATTCATTTAAGAACATGAACTACGCACAAATCGCTGATTTACTTGGAGATAAAGCCTCCTACTTTTTAGATCATTCCTGCAAAACAATTACAAAAGACACCATTGCCCAACCGGGAGGTGATTTTGTGGATCGGATTTTTGCAGGTACCAACCGCAATAATCAAGTAATGCGTAGTTTGCAATCAATTTATGGAAACGGACGTTTGGCCAATACCGGATATGTAAGTATATTACCTGTAGATCAAGGTATTGAGCATTCAGCAGGTGCATCCTTTGCTCCGAATCCTATGTTTTTTGATCCGGAAAACATCGTGAAATTAGCAATTGAAGGTGGTTGCAATGCCGTTGCTTCTACTTATGGTGTTTTGGCAACCTGCTCTAGAAAATATGCCCATAAAATTCCTTTTATTGTAAAAATTAACCACAACGAGTTTTTATCCTATCCTAATAAATTCGATCAAATTATGTTTGGTTCGGTGCGTGAAGCTTGGAATATGGGAGCAGCCGCTGTTGGAGCAACCATTTATTTTGGTTCTGACGAATCGGCCAGACAAATAATTGAAGTTGCACAAGCTTTTGAAGAAGCACATGAATTAGGCATGGCAACCATTTTGTGGTGCTATACCCGAAATTCAGCATTCAAAAAAGATGGAGTGGATTACCACACCAGTGCTGACTTAACCGGACAAGCCAACCACCTAGGTGTAACCATTCAAGCTGATATCATTAAACAAAAGTTGCCAACCAATAACGGCGGTTACAATGCTGTAAATTTTGGTAAAACCCATCCAAAAGTTTATTCCGAACTAACTACCGATCATCCAATTGATTTGTGTCGTTACCAAGTTGCCAATTGCTACATGGGTAAAATCGGCTTAATTAATTCAGGTGGTGAATCCAAAGGCGCTACCGATTTACAAGAAGCCGTTACAACTGCTATTGTAAACAAACGTGCCGGTGGTCAAGGACTTATTTCAGGTAGAAAAGCCTTCCAAAAGCCTTTTGCTGAAGGAATTTCTATGTTGAATTCTATTCAGGATGTGTATTTGTCCAAAGAAATTACTGTAGCCTAATTACGCTAGCTTGTGAGTTGGTTTAAACGAATTAGACAGGGAATTACCACCACTACCCGGGAGAAAAAAGAAACTCCGGAAGGGTTGTGGTACAAATGTCCTCAGTGCAAACACATTGCCACCGCGGCTGACAATGAAGCCAACTTGTGGGTTTGCGTAAAATGCGCCTACCATCAGCGAATTAATTCAAGAGAATATTTTTCAATTCTTTTTGATGAAGGTGAATACCATGAATTGTTCCAAAAACTAAGAAGTGGAGATCCGCTCGATTTTTCCGATACTCAGCCTTATAAAGATCGAGTTGAGAATACAATTCGTAAAACCAGACTAAAGGATGCCATGGCTGTTGCGGTAGGCGATGTAGAAGGTGAATCCATCTTAATTGCCTGCATGGATTTTAATTTCATAGGTGGTTCCATGGGCAGTGTGGTTGGTGAAAAAATTGCCCGTAGCATCGATTATTGTATTGAACATAAATTACCATTGGTAATTATTTCCAAATCGGGTGGGGCAAGGATGATGGAAGCTGCATATTCTTTAATGCAAATGGCAAAAACCTCGGCTAAACTTACTCAATTGGCTCAGGCTAAATTGCCCTATATTTCCATGTTAACCGACCCAACTACCGGCGGTGTTACAGCTTCTTATGCCATGTTGGGAGATATCAATATATCTGAACCAGGTGCTTTAATCGGATTCGCAGGCCCAAGGGTGGTTAAAGAAACAATTGGTAAAGAACTTCCTCCGGGATTTCAAACAGCGGAATTTGTGCTTGAACATGGATTTTTAGACAAAATTGTTGAACGGAAGGATCTTCGACATTTTTTATCAACCATGGTTAAATTATTCGCTCAGTAAGATGCATATCATAGACGTTAGGAATGTAACCAAAAGATACCACGGGCATACCGCCCTGGAAAATGTAACTATTTCAGTAAATGAAGGCAGTGTTTTTGGACTTCTAGGTCCAAACGGTGCAGGGAAAACGTCTTTAATTCGAATTATCAACCAAATAACCGGCCCCGATGAAGGCCAGGTTCTTTTTAAAGGCGAAACCCTTCAACCTAAACATACGGCCATGATTGGGTATTTGCCCGAAGAAAGAGGCTTGTATAAAAAAATGGAAGTTGGTGAGCAAGCTCTTTATTTGGCCAGATTAAAAGGATTAAGTAGAAAAGATGCTCTTGCAAAATTAAAATACTGGTTCGAAAGGTTTGAAATTCAAGATTGGTGGAAGAAAAAGGTTGAAGAATTATCCAAAGGTATGGCTCAAAAAGTTCAATTTATTGTAACTGTTTTGCACGAACCACCTTTACTTATCCTTGATGAACCTTTCAGCGGCTTTGATCCAATTAATGCCAACCTGATAAAAAACGAAATATTAGAACTACAGAAAAAAGGCTCTACCATCATCTTCTCAACCCATAACATGTCATCCGTTGAAGAAATGTGCGACCACATTGCTTTAATTAATAAATCCAAAGTGGTTCTGGATGGCAATGTGAATGATATCCGAAAACAATTCAGAAGCATGACCTATGAAGTGGAATTGTCGGATACCAATTCTATTAAACTTTCCAATGCCTTGTGGACAAATTTTGAATTGGGTGAAATAAAAAACGTTGATAGCAATACCATAAGAGCGAAAATTAAATTATTGAATAACAATACTTCCAATGATTTAATTAAAGTATTACTAGATGTTGGGCATATTGATTCTTTCCGAGAATTAATTCCTTCCATGAATGATATTTTTATTTCTGCTGTGGTGGGAAGTGGTGAGGAAATGCCCATTCTTACGGAATAATTTTCAACAAGGATTTTTTTAACGCCCATTCATTGCTTTCTGATTTATTTTCGTGGCTATGAAATCAGTTCGAATTGCGGGTGCTCAAGGTTTTTATGGCGATAGTCCAATGGCGGCCATTAAAATTGTTATGGAACGTGGTGCCGACTACCTGGTACACGATGCCTTAGCGGAATTAACCTTATCTATTTTACAAAAAGATCGTCAAAAGGACCCAAGTTTGGGGTATGCCCGCGATATTGAATTGCTTGCTAACACCTGCTATCCGGCAGCCATTATGCAAGGTATGAAAATCGTAACTGATGCCGGCGGACTCAATCCTCAATCTGCCGCCCAAAAGGTGGCTGCCGGTTTGGCTAAAAACGGAGTAAAAGGCTGTAAAATTGCAGTTGTAACAGGTGATGATTTATTGGATAAAATCCCTTCCATGTTGGAGCAAGGAGAAATATTGGCCAACCTGGACTCTCAATTACCTTATGCGGAACAAACCCACGATATTGCCAATGCCAATGTTTATATTGGTTGTAAATCGGTGGTGGAAGCATTGCAGGCCGGAGCCCAAATCGTCATTACCGGTAGGGTGGCCGATCCTTGCCTGTTCCTGGCCGTGCTGGTTTATGAATTTGGCTGGAAATTAGAAGGCGACCTCAATCAATCCGATTTAAACCTCTTGGCTTCGGGTATAACGGTCGGACATGTGTTAGAATGTGGCGGACAAGCAAGTGGTGGAAATAGCTATTCCGAATGGCCTATGGATTATTCCGTTAGTAATTTGGGTTACCCAATTGCCGAGGTTTTCGAAGATGGAACTGCCTTGTTTTCTAAATTGGAAAGTCAAGGTGGTAAAGTAAGCCGCAATACCATTCGCGAACAATTGGTTTACGAAATTCACGACCCTTCTCATTACATTACACCGGATGTAATTGTTGATTTAACCTCCATTTCACTCACCGAGGAAAAAGAAGGTTTGGTAAAATTAACCGGTGTAAAAGGCAAGCCTCGTCCGGAAAAGCTGAAATTATGCATTGGCCAAAATGAGGGTTTTATGAGCGACCAATTCTTTTTCTTTTCCTGGCCCTTTGCGTACGAGAAAGCCCAAAAGTTCATTCAGGCAGCTCAAGAAATTTGGAGTACCCTTCCTATCAAAATTGAACGCAAAGAGTTTCAGCTCATCGGAATTAACGGTATTCACGGAAATGCAGCGCCCTTGCCTCCCAAAGAAATTCTAGACAATCTCAATGAAATCGGCATTCGGGTGGTGGTAAAACATTCCGATACCCGAACCGGAAAAATGGCCTTTCAATCCATCATTTGTCTTGGTTTGAACGGTCCTCCCGGCGTGGTTGGTATTCCGGGTTGGGGCAAGCAGGATCGCCAATTGCTGAGTTTGTGGCCTACCTTAATCGAACGGAAGTGGGTGAGCGAAAGTTGGGAAATTATAGAAAGTTAATCCCTTATAATCCGGGTTTTTAACCGGTTTTTCACTAGTTTTAATTGTTTTAAGGTTCTTGTTTTTAGGCGGGCCCCCTTCCGCCTACAAACTTATGTGCAAAATCCACCTTGGAATGCAAGGCGTTCGGGTCACGCTATCGGTTGTAGTCCTCGTAGCCCTTGGCTAGCGCCGCGTGCTCCTGTGGGCTACTTACCTCTA is a genomic window containing:
- a CDS encoding 7-carboxy-7-deazaguanine synthase QueE encodes the protein MEEFYTIQGEGFHTGTAAYFTRIGGCDVGCHWCDVKESWDASIHPLTSIDAIVENASQFPARTIVITGGEPLMYNLSAFSKQLKDRGFSVHIETSGSYPLSGNLDWICLSPKKTLPPLPEILPKANELKCIIYNQNDFQWAEEHAKKVHEKCRLFLQPEWSRREKMMPAIIDYVMANPQWRVSLQTHKYMNIP
- a CDS encoding aminotransferase class I/II-fold pyridoxal phosphate-dependent enzyme, translating into MKDIFEKIKDNRGPLGQHAKDAHGYFTFPKLEGDISNKMIFRGKTRLVWSLNNYLGLANHPEVRKADAVASTEFGLGLPMGARMMSGNSDLHEQLEAQLSEFMSKEDTILLNYGYQGMVSAIDSLVDRHDVIVYDSEAHACIIDGLRMHIGKRFVYPHNDMANLEKQLERATNLVKDTNGGILVITEGVFGMSGDQGKLKDIVALKKKFNFRLFVDDAHGFGTMGPTGAGTAEAQGVQDGVDIYFGTFAKSMALIGGFISADKNVIEFLRYNMRSQIFAKALPMPLVVGALKRLELLRSNPKLRENLWKIVNALQKGLVEAGFSIGNTESPVTPVYLNGTIPEATHLIKDLRENYDIFCSMVVYPVVPKGIIMLRLIPTAIHTLADVDYTISAFTKIKQNLADGKYAQEKIAEFNG
- a CDS encoding ATP-binding cassette domain-containing protein, encoding MHIIDVRNVTKRYHGHTALENVTISVNEGSVFGLLGPNGAGKTSLIRIINQITGPDEGQVLFKGETLQPKHTAMIGYLPEERGLYKKMEVGEQALYLARLKGLSRKDALAKLKYWFERFEIQDWWKKKVEELSKGMAQKVQFIVTVLHEPPLLILDEPFSGFDPINANLIKNEILELQKKGSTIIFSTHNMSSVEEMCDHIALINKSKVVLDGNVNDIRKQFRSMTYEVELSDTNSIKLSNALWTNFELGEIKNVDSNTIRAKIKLLNNNTSNDLIKVLLDVGHIDSFRELIPSMNDIFISAVVGSGEEMPILTE
- a CDS encoding class I fructose-bisphosphate aldolase — encoded protein: MNYAQIADLLGDKASYFLDHSCKTITKDTIAQPGGDFVDRIFAGTNRNNQVMRSLQSIYGNGRLANTGYVSILPVDQGIEHSAGASFAPNPMFFDPENIVKLAIEGGCNAVASTYGVLATCSRKYAHKIPFIVKINHNEFLSYPNKFDQIMFGSVREAWNMGAAAVGATIYFGSDESARQIIEVAQAFEEAHELGMATILWCYTRNSAFKKDGVDYHTSADLTGQANHLGVTIQADIIKQKLPTNNGGYNAVNFGKTHPKVYSELTTDHPIDLCRYQVANCYMGKIGLINSGGESKGATDLQEAVTTAIVNKRAGGQGLISGRKAFQKPFAEGISMLNSIQDVYLSKEITVA
- the accD gene encoding acetyl-CoA carboxylase, carboxyltransferase subunit beta; amino-acid sequence: MSWFKRIRQGITTTTREKKETPEGLWYKCPQCKHIATAADNEANLWVCVKCAYHQRINSREYFSILFDEGEYHELFQKLRSGDPLDFSDTQPYKDRVENTIRKTRLKDAMAVAVGDVEGESILIACMDFNFIGGSMGSVVGEKIARSIDYCIEHKLPLVIISKSGGARMMEAAYSLMQMAKTSAKLTQLAQAKLPYISMLTDPTTGGVTASYAMLGDINISEPGALIGFAGPRVVKETIGKELPPGFQTAEFVLEHGFLDKIVERKDLRHFLSTMVKLFAQ
- a CDS encoding alpha-glucosidase C-terminal domain-containing protein; the encoded protein is MKSLKTLLFSATAGALVIFSSCGPDKKTPTPPTATNDSIGIKKKEVIHPEWSKNATMYEVNLRQYSKEGSLKVFQTQLKRLKDMGVDIVWFMPIHPIGKEQRKGSLGSYYSVQDYKAVNPEFGTMEDFKAVVKEAHALGMKVIIDWVANHTAHDNVWKGPHPDWFTKDSTGKFVPPVADWSDVIDLNYDNKEMRKEMIESLKFWIKEADIDGFRCDVAEMVPVDFWNSVRPALDSIKPVFMLAEGERPEFHDQCFDASYTWSTFHVMNMVAGGKMKVSSLDSVLHRNDSLYGPKAYRLYFTTNHDENTWNGTEYERMGPARDAFSALSFVLPGMPLIYSGQESGLKKRLKFFDKDVIDWGKYPLADFYSKLTSLKNRNKALYAGGEAGYERISAKGGEGVFAFVRKNGDSQVLYVANFSKKPVETDLGVEFSGKDVMKGDTKTLKAGDKIKLKPWEFFILEK
- a CDS encoding DUF1446 domain-containing protein, coding for MKSVRIAGAQGFYGDSPMAAIKIVMERGADYLVHDALAELTLSILQKDRQKDPSLGYARDIELLANTCYPAAIMQGMKIVTDAGGLNPQSAAQKVAAGLAKNGVKGCKIAVVTGDDLLDKIPSMLEQGEILANLDSQLPYAEQTHDIANANVYIGCKSVVEALQAGAQIVITGRVADPCLFLAVLVYEFGWKLEGDLNQSDLNLLASGITVGHVLECGGQASGGNSYSEWPMDYSVSNLGYPIAEVFEDGTALFSKLESQGGKVSRNTIREQLVYEIHDPSHYITPDVIVDLTSISLTEEKEGLVKLTGVKGKPRPEKLKLCIGQNEGFMSDQFFFFSWPFAYEKAQKFIQAAQEIWSTLPIKIERKEFQLIGINGIHGNAAPLPPKEILDNLNEIGIRVVVKHSDTRTGKMAFQSIICLGLNGPPGVVGIPGWGKQDRQLLSLWPTLIERKWVSESWEIIES